In the genome of Nitrospinaceae bacterium, one region contains:
- the egtD gene encoding L-histidine N(alpha)-methyltransferase — translation MRLIDYEPTADNFLEEALEGLQKPQKTLPCKFIYDEQGSEIFSRICELDEYYPTRTEIAIMRERANEMAEVMGPECAIVEYGIGSALKTHMLLEALDDPVACVPVEISREFLLNSTEGLAREFPHIEFVPICANFLAPFSLPVFSRPARRAIAYFPGSTIGNLTPDEAEDLLGNMAATCGGGGGLLLGIDLIKEVETIEAAYNDSLGVTEEFNKNLLVRMNRELGADFNVESFDFRAFYNSEVRRVESYLISQAPQSVRLGGKTISFKKGETIHTENSHKYDIKDFSEFAAGQGFQTEKVWTDGEKKFAVLFLKIA, via the coding sequence ATCAGGCTAATTGACTATGAGCCCACGGCGGATAATTTTTTAGAAGAAGCGCTCGAAGGACTCCAGAAGCCTCAGAAAACGTTGCCCTGCAAGTTTATTTATGACGAGCAGGGCTCCGAGATATTTTCGCGGATTTGTGAGCTCGATGAGTACTATCCGACGCGAACCGAAATCGCCATCATGCGCGAGCGTGCAAATGAGATGGCAGAGGTCATGGGGCCCGAATGCGCCATTGTCGAATACGGAATCGGCTCTGCTCTCAAGACCCATATGTTGCTTGAGGCCCTCGATGACCCGGTGGCTTGTGTGCCCGTGGAAATTTCAAGGGAATTTCTTTTGAATTCGACAGAAGGCCTGGCTCGGGAATTCCCTCACATTGAATTTGTGCCCATTTGCGCTAATTTTTTGGCGCCATTTAGCCTGCCCGTATTTAGCCGCCCGGCTCGGCGAGCCATTGCCTATTTTCCCGGCTCGACGATTGGCAACCTCACACCCGATGAGGCCGAAGATTTGCTCGGCAATATGGCGGCGACATGTGGTGGGGGAGGCGGGTTGCTTCTCGGCATCGATCTCATCAAGGAGGTGGAAACTATCGAGGCTGCCTACAATGATAGTCTCGGCGTGACGGAAGAGTTTAACAAAAACCTTCTTGTCCGCATGAATCGGGAACTTGGGGCTGATTTCAATGTCGAGAGTTTTGATTTCCGGGCTTTCTACAATTCTGAGGTTCGGCGCGTTGAGAGCTATCTGATTAGCCAAGCCCCGCAGAGCGTGCGCCTTGGTGGCAAAACAATTTCCTTTAAGAAAGGCGAAACCATTCACACCGAAAATTCGCATAAGTACGACATAAAAGATTTTTCGGAGTTTGCGGCTGGGCAGGGTTTTCAAACCGAGAAGGTCTGGACGGATGGTGAGAAAAAGTTTGCTGTGTTGTTCTTGAAAATTGCTTAA
- a CDS encoding PIG-L family deacetylase, with amino-acid sequence MLVVAPHPDDETLGPGGTLLRRAVEGWDLHWLLITNGQHSGGEASSDKRGGEIDAVAGAYGFKSVRRMNMPVSELHQVPETDLYEGIAGAIREAEPSEIMLPFRSDAHSDHLAVAAIGWSCTKSFRFPSIRRVLMYDTPSETDFSHPGDPFIPNVLVDITGQLDRKIEIMGFYESELKTHPFPRSEQALRARATLYGAMAGCEAAEGFMLMRDIDRL; translated from the coding sequence TTGCTCGTTGTTGCTCCGCACCCGGACGATGAAACACTCGGCCCCGGGGGCACCCTTCTTCGCCGCGCAGTGGAGGGCTGGGATCTCCACTGGCTCCTTATAACGAACGGGCAGCACTCAGGCGGCGAGGCATCAAGCGATAAACGGGGAGGCGAGATCGATGCCGTGGCCGGGGCGTATGGTTTCAAGAGCGTGCGCCGTATGAACATGCCAGTGTCGGAGCTGCATCAAGTTCCCGAAACGGACCTCTACGAAGGAATCGCCGGGGCGATTCGCGAAGCCGAGCCCTCGGAGATAATGCTCCCCTTCAGGAGCGACGCCCATAGCGACCACCTGGCTGTTGCCGCAATTGGCTGGTCTTGCACAAAGTCATTTCGCTTCCCATCGATACGGCGGGTGCTGATGTACGACACACCCTCGGAGACCGATTTCTCGCACCCGGGCGACCCGTTCATTCCCAACGTGCTGGTGGACATCACCGGGCAGCTAGACCGCAAGATCGAGATCATGGGTTTCTATGAGAGCGAGCTAAAGACCCACCCCTTTCCCCGCTCCGAGCAGGCATTGAGGGCGCGTGCAACGCTTTATGGTGCCATGGCGGGTTGCGAGGCCGCCGAGGGTTTCATGCTCATGCGGGATATCGACCGCCTCTAA
- a CDS encoding class I SAM-dependent methyltransferase: protein MNKTRDLSYDEVKDHLAIRIRAHTEFANFQLENWFTENLRIPAGGALLEIGCGDGNWFETWASALGANGFITGVDKNDELISRAAARDVACRKLLMKMDFNDLSAFLPETFDCAIAPYSIYYADDARETMGAIRNLLKEGASAYLVGPTEQNAEELYQLNELIFGFESDDPTKRRACRIEEEFLPAAKDLFTEATSQRVPRLIEFPTLDHYFEYYRATLLYRESCKKAGRTPEAGEIVACGWDNLNLSKEVVVVEARR from the coding sequence ATGAACAAGACACGCGATCTTTCTTATGATGAGGTAAAGGATCACCTCGCCATCCGCATCAGGGCGCACACCGAGTTCGCCAATTTTCAGCTTGAAAACTGGTTCACCGAGAATCTGCGTATCCCGGCAGGCGGGGCGCTTCTTGAGATTGGCTGCGGTGACGGCAACTGGTTCGAGACCTGGGCAAGCGCTTTGGGTGCCAATGGATTCATCACGGGGGTCGACAAGAACGATGAATTAATTTCTCGTGCGGCAGCGCGGGATGTTGCCTGTCGAAAGCTGTTGATGAAAATGGATTTCAATGACCTCTCGGCCTTCCTGCCCGAGACTTTTGACTGCGCCATCGCGCCTTACTCGATTTACTACGCCGATGACGCAAGAGAGACCATGGGAGCGATTCGAAATTTACTTAAAGAGGGTGCAAGCGCTTATCTTGTCGGACCTACCGAGCAGAACGCCGAGGAGCTGTATCAACTCAACGAGCTCATCTTCGGTTTCGAGAGCGACGATCCGACGAAGCGGCGCGCCTGCCGCATTGAGGAAGAGTTTTTACCGGCAGCGAAGGATCTTTTCACCGAGGCCACGAGCCAGCGCGTACCTCGGCTTATTGAATTCCCCACGCTCGATCATTACTTTGAATACTACAGGGCAACGCTTCTTTACCGCGAATCGTGTAAAAAAGCGGGCCGGACGCCTGAGGCTGGCGAGATTGTGGCCTGTGGCTGGGACAACCTCAATCTCTCGAAGGAAGTTGTTGTCGTCGAGGCGCGCCGCTAA
- a CDS encoding VOC family protein: MKITIIDHFVLTVRSIPDTCAFYERVLGMKAAKFGGRRWALLFGHQKINLHQVGKEFEPNAKSPVAGAGDFCLISGEPLSEVVRQLNEAGIPIEMGPVSKSGAKGPIMSVYIRDPDENLVEISEYE, translated from the coding sequence ATGAAGATTACCATCATCGATCATTTTGTTTTGACTGTGCGCTCGATTCCGGACACCTGCGCGTTTTACGAGCGAGTCCTGGGAATGAAGGCGGCGAAATTTGGCGGCAGAAGGTGGGCGCTATTATTTGGCCACCAGAAGATCAATCTCCATCAGGTGGGCAAGGAGTTTGAGCCAAATGCCAAATCGCCTGTCGCAGGTGCGGGAGATTTTTGCCTGATCAGCGGAGAGCCGCTAAGCGAGGTTGTGCGTCAACTCAATGAGGCCGGGATTCCAATCGAGATGGGGCCGGTTTCGAAATCAGGGGCCAAGGGCCCGATAATGTCGGTCTATATTCGCGATCCGGACGAAAACCTGGTGGAAATCTCTGAATACGAATGA
- a CDS encoding TIGR04348 family glycosyltransferase: protein MKISLITPAPPRSRKGNRVTAVRWSRHLRDLGHTVHIDEEYTGRDCDILVALHAKRSFASAKRFKDAHPDLPLIVALTGTDLYKDILTDTGAQQSLEMADRLIVLQAMGTSELPKRHRAKTRVIVQSIEAPAGNYKPRKNSFNVCVIGHMREVKDPFRAAEASRLLARSSKIEVMQIGGALSKDMEVRALKEAKSNPRYSWVGEVPRWKVLRLLSKSRLHVLSSEMEGGANALCEAIACSVPTLASRISGSIGLLGEDYPGYFELKDTKGLASMLERAENDPGFYKELKTWTRRIKRIVSPANETRCWKMLVKELAV, encoded by the coding sequence ATGAAAATATCTTTGATCACACCGGCCCCGCCTCGCTCCCGCAAGGGAAACCGCGTCACTGCGGTTCGGTGGTCGCGCCACCTCAGGGACCTGGGCCACACCGTCCACATCGATGAGGAATACACTGGCCGCGATTGCGATATTCTCGTTGCCCTTCACGCCAAACGGAGTTTTGCCTCCGCCAAGCGCTTCAAAGATGCGCACCCAGATCTGCCCTTGATCGTCGCACTCACGGGCACCGACCTTTACAAGGATATCCTCACCGACACTGGCGCCCAACAATCCCTCGAAATGGCGGATCGGCTGATCGTCCTTCAGGCGATGGGCACCAGCGAGCTTCCCAAACGCCACCGGGCGAAAACGCGGGTTATCGTTCAGTCCATCGAAGCGCCTGCCGGTAATTACAAGCCTCGAAAAAATTCTTTCAATGTATGCGTCATTGGCCACATGAGAGAGGTCAAGGACCCGTTCCGTGCGGCGGAGGCCTCCCGGTTGCTTGCCCGGTCCTCGAAAATTGAGGTGATGCAAATCGGTGGCGCGCTCAGCAAGGACATGGAAGTTCGAGCACTCAAAGAGGCAAAATCAAATCCGCGCTATAGCTGGGTTGGCGAGGTACCCCGCTGGAAGGTGCTCCGGCTGCTCTCAAAAAGCCGTCTTCACGTCCTGAGCTCCGAGATGGAGGGCGGGGCCAATGCCCTTTGCGAGGCCATTGCCTGCTCGGTGCCCACGCTCGCCTCGCGCATATCGGGCTCCATCGGACTTCTAGGAGAAGACTATCCGGGCTACTTTGAGTTAAAGGACACCAAAGGTCTCGCATCGATGCTAGAGCGGGCTGAAAACGACCCCGGTTTCTACAAAGAGCTCAAGACGTGGACGAGGCGGATTAAGCGCATCGTCTCCCCCGCAAATGAGACCCGTTGCTGGAAGATGCTTGTTAAAGAATTGGCTGTCTGA
- the egtB gene encoding ergothioneine biosynthesis protein EgtB, with protein sequence MPSPAELVDWVTDARDRTLELVADLSDDQLIGPKLICVNPLLWEIGHMAWFQGKWLLRGINNREPVLKNEDELYDSMEIHHHTRWDLPLPPRKDTYAYMDKVVENVLKRVESGTLTEEEAYHVRYGVHHEDMHTEAFSYTRQTLGYPVPEGLIEYTDKTRTKEDIGGGPLPGDAKIPGGTYMLGAPKDESFAFDNEKWAHPVEIAPFAIAKAAVTQAEFAEFVDDRGYEKENLWSKEGWEWRGEEDSQHPVHWRLGADGWERRNFDQWVPLEPHRPVIHVNFFEVEAYCRWAGRRLPTEAEWELAASSEPNDSGTGFTDRKRQYPWGDEPPRPELANLDWRHMGCVDVGAFPKSDSAFGCRQMLGNVWEWTSSVFAPFPGFVVDPYKDYSEPWFYSRRVLRGGAWPTRSRLTRNLYRNYFTPERKDVWAGFRTCAR encoded by the coding sequence ATGCCATCTCCCGCAGAACTCGTGGATTGGGTTACAGACGCCCGGGACCGCACACTCGAACTCGTCGCCGACCTTTCGGACGACCAGCTCATCGGCCCCAAACTCATTTGCGTAAACCCCCTGCTATGGGAAATCGGCCACATGGCCTGGTTCCAGGGCAAGTGGCTACTCCGAGGCATCAACAATCGAGAGCCCGTTCTTAAAAACGAGGATGAACTCTACGACTCGATGGAAATCCATCACCATACGAGGTGGGATCTTCCCCTCCCGCCCCGGAAGGACACATACGCCTACATGGACAAGGTGGTGGAAAACGTTCTCAAGCGCGTCGAGAGCGGAACGCTAACCGAAGAGGAGGCCTACCATGTTCGCTACGGTGTGCACCACGAAGACATGCACACCGAGGCGTTCTCCTACACGCGCCAGACACTAGGCTATCCCGTTCCCGAAGGGCTCATCGAGTACACTGACAAAACGCGGACTAAAGAGGACATTGGAGGCGGCCCCCTTCCCGGCGACGCGAAGATTCCAGGCGGCACCTACATGCTCGGTGCACCGAAGGATGAATCCTTTGCCTTCGACAACGAAAAATGGGCGCATCCGGTCGAGATCGCACCCTTTGCCATTGCAAAAGCCGCTGTCACCCAAGCCGAATTCGCCGAATTTGTGGATGACAGGGGATACGAAAAAGAAAACCTCTGGAGTAAAGAGGGATGGGAGTGGCGCGGCGAGGAGGACTCACAGCACCCTGTTCATTGGCGGCTCGGCGCCGATGGCTGGGAGCGGAGAAACTTTGATCAGTGGGTGCCGCTAGAGCCGCATCGACCTGTAATTCACGTGAATTTCTTTGAAGTTGAGGCCTATTGCCGCTGGGCGGGCCGCCGCCTTCCCACCGAGGCGGAGTGGGAGCTTGCCGCCTCAAGCGAGCCGAACGATTCGGGCACGGGCTTCACCGACCGCAAGAGGCAATACCCCTGGGGGGATGAGCCACCCCGGCCCGAGCTGGCCAATCTCGACTGGCGTCACATGGGCTGCGTTGACGTAGGCGCTTTTCCAAAGAGCGACAGCGCCTTTGGCTGCCGCCAAATGCTGGGCAACGTATGGGAGTGGACGAGTAGCGTATTTGCCCCCTTCCCAGGATTCGTCGTGGACCCCTACAAGGATTATTCGGAGCCTTGGTTCTACTCGCGCCGCGTTCTTAGAGGTGGTGCCTGGCCAACCCGCTCCCGTTTAACGCGAAATTTGTACCGGAATTATTTCACGCCCGAGCGCAAAGATGTTTGGGCGGGATTCCGCACCTGCGCCAGATAA